The DNA region AAAATTATACACATCTTGGGAGCTTAATCTGACATGTAGTTTCCAGCTATTCATGTAAGCTTTACTGTGCAGGTACCTCGATTGGAAAGAGATATGCAAGGACTGATGAACTCGGAGTTCCTTTTGCCATCACAGTTGATTCTACAACCTCAGTGACAGTGCGTGAAAGAGATAGCAAGCAGCAAATTCGTGTGGATGTGGATAAGGTGGCATCTCTGATGAAAGAGGTAACTGATGGTGTGAGCACATGGCCGGATGTATTGTGGAAATACCCAACTcattcatcctgagccgagccTCAGTTGGCTCACAATACAATACGGAGTTGGTAAAATCATCTTctctaaaatttgaatttatttacaTCTAGGCTGACTTGTCGTTAAGAATAACTTCTTGATTTCTTgtcaattttgttttatatactcATATCCAGATGTTGTACGACCATGTTATGTGTTATTCAACCTGTACTCTTCAAGACATTGTTGCTGGCTTGGCTTGTTTGCTGCAAAGATTTGTACGATCAAAATTTGTTTTTGTTAGTGTTTTTTAGTTGGCATCTCATGAATTAGATGGTTTCCGATTGCATAAAAAGTTTCTGAAGGGTGCTTGAAATAATAGCCTCCGTCCACAATGAGTATATAATAATTTCCTAATCTCACACTATTTTGTATTTCAAATTTTACCAACACTTCATATTTGTACAAGAAAATCATTTTTCCCAGTGTGATGGATCCTTTTATCAACTAAAAACacatttatcaattatttagtgtttatataaatttttagtttttagaaTCAGAATGTTTCATGgttaaaaacataaaataatgaTTTCGGGTAGACGTTAGATAAAATTTGTTGGAAAAGTTGGAGATCTTTTAATTGCAAAAAATGTTAATGTAATTGTGTCATTTTAGAAGTCATGTAAATTGGGTAAATATAGTGTTACTTTGGTAATAAGCTCTTTTCAAAACATATAACAATCTCACATTCAGGCTTCAATTGGCAGTCAATTATAATCAAtattgaattacaaatttaaacaATATATACATATGCTAATTTGATAgaggtaaataaattgatatggTGCGATCTGACAGACAATGCATATTTTTCTAAGCCACTTCTGATAGCTCTATGTTATCCATTCATGTCTGGTAACAACATAAGTTGGTACTCAATTAGTAAATTAAGGATACTTGTTCAAAACAAAAATGCATCTTAGTACAAAAATGCAGTCTAAATTGTGGCTCTAAGATTAGACGATCTGATGGTCAACAATTAGTCAAAAACACAAAAGGTCATTATTAATcaattttatgtcattttataaaatcCGAGTTTGATGTTATTTTTAGGTCATCTTTAttaaaatgatctaaaaataaactaacaatAACTTAAATATGCTCTCAGTATTGTATTACTCCATATTTAGTTTTCCATAGATCACAACCACctagtagtaataaaacaaagaaCGATTGCAAATACATCTGGTATTCAATTTATGTCTTTGATTTGTGAAGATGAAGACGCTTTGATAATATGGAGACTGATATTCATAGACTATGTACTTCTTCTCCCTCTTTTCTACAAGTATGGAAGCAACAAAAATCAAGACAGATTTATCTATTGTGTTATTTTACAATATAAggtaccaaaaaaaaaataaaatagaaaccaCTTTATTAGTCGATTTTCATTTGCTTCtacattattttcaatttttgtagGGAAAAGTTAATTGTATTTGTAATTTTGCACATGcggaaatataaatattaactGCCGAAAACCGGACTAGTCCTACTTTATATCTCCTTTGGGCCCAAAACAAATTTTCTCcttgccaaaaataaaattcccctaaaataaaagtgaaaatatatatggaacaataTAATTCAACGATATAGCAGAAAAAAATCAGCTTCGACCACTGCAATGCTAGTGCAAAGTGTTGTGAAAATCGTCGTTAATGGAAGTCTTGAAGAGGAGAGCATTTTCTCTGTGGCCGCCATCTCGTCGGAGTGGTGCTGTTTTTTTCACCTACAATGCTTATTCAACCGTGTTTTCAACACAAACCCCCTGTTCTAGAACAGGTTATTTGCTTCCCATTTTACTCAATTTGTAAATTTTTGTGGGGTTTAAGGTTATTGTACCTCTGGGAGATTTTTAGCCATTTTCTTGCTTATGTACACTTTCTAGTGGAGTATGGGAAAAGGAGAGTGTTTTGCTAATCAAGACTCAATTTTTATAGCTTGTCAAATGCAAAATTGGATGTTGATTTATCATGAATTACATGATTAATTAGTCATCCTCTGCGACTTCAGTTGTTATATTTTGAGGTTGATATGTCTGTCTTAGTTTGGTTAGAATTTGAATAATGATTGCATAACTCCGTTTAATCCTATTCTTGTGAAGAACTATCTTTCTTGATGGAAACTGGTGGATTCAGATCTTATTCTTATTATTGTATGCTGAAAATCTGAAATGCCGTGCAAGAATCCCAGAACCGAGAGGCATTCAGGCAAGCTGTTGTTAACACACTAGAGCGCCGTTTGTTTTATATCCCTTCCTACAAAATCTACGGTGGTGTTGCTGGACTTTACGATTATGGCCCACCTGGTTGTGCTGTCAAGGCCAACATCCTTGCCTTTTGGCGCCAGGTCAGCTCACTTCCCATTTTTCCATATACTTTGGTTTGTGTCATAGTCGAAGGATAGGAAGTTTGATATGGTTTGATTTGATGGTTTAAGATTGTTTCAGTTTTCCTTCCATGACCACGTGATTGTCATTTTATGTTGGTTTAGTATGGACTATGGAGATGTTACAACCAATTCCTTTGCAATGTTGATTTGGATTTCACTTCAGTTGAGATAAATAATTTTCTACAGTAGTTATTTTATTGACTAAAAGATGTTAACAGTGTATATGATGACTGCAAGGACCGGCGGTTAAAAATCGAGATATAATTAGATCcttaaactttttgtatgtttgttAGATTACTGGTTGCATTTGTATATTAAGATTTTCTATTTCCATGCTTTATGTCGAAAAGTTCACTGACCTTAAGGTCAAGGATGAAAAGACAGGAGCCTGTCACCGAGCAGATCATTTGCTCTGCAAAGACAAGCTAGAGAAAGACCATGAACTTAGCGCAGAGAAGGCAGCTGAACTCAGACACATTCTCGCTGTTTTGGATGATTTCTCTGCAGAGGAGCTATGTCCGAAGATTAAGGAGTACAGCATTACTGCTCCAGATACTAAGAACTCTCTCTCTCAGATATATTTCTTCAAAAATGAAGCATATTATAATTCCAATCAAAGCTTATGTGAAGTCGAAAATGACCTTTTTCTGGTATTTTTGTCAACAAATGGGTACACAAGCTTCCACGCTGTCATGAATACGTACGATACGTGAACAAAGAATAGTTTCTTGAGTCTTTCCGGGTAATAATCCTATCACACACCGATCAAAACAGttagtagggatgtcaatgtaactcGAACTTATCATGGCGATGGTGGTTTTCTCGCACCTGTAAAATGGAGAGAACTGCAATATACCCTCGAACAACGCTGTTGAAGTAGCCAAATCCTTCAAGATCCACAATTATTGTGAACTTCTCCTCTCCATAAGGAATTCTTGCATCAAGAAAATCCAAACTAAATCAGTACATAGAAAATGCTATAGAAATTTCCAAATGTCACAAAAAATGTAGCAGGACTAGATTCCTTTTACCTCGAGCATATCTTATCCAAACCAAACACTGCATAACctgaaaaaacaattaaaacatactaaTTCATAAAATGTTGCAAAAACCAGAATATATATGTAAGTATAGTACTAACGTTTGAGTTCTTCATAGGTTCCTTTGCTGGGAAAATGCTTAGCACCGAAAACGAGTGCAACGGGACAGCCTCTCTTATCCGTGCCTTGCATAAACACCTTGTTGTGTGCTATGTGATTGGGAGCCTCAGATGCCGAAATCGAGCCCCTTGGGACGAATTTTCGCCTCCATGCCATGTACTTGATCAGCATCACGGAAGCCTTCTCGATGTCAAGATCACGAGCACGAAGAAATTTTCTCAGTGTCGCTTCATCTACTTCCTGCATAATTCCACTTTTCATTATCTCATGCTGTGTGTGTGTTTGGAGCATGCTGTACTACATACCTTGCAAGCTGGATCATGCTTTGCAGCTAACTCTCTCAATTGATGAACCTTCTTCTTTTCCTCGTCACCATTGCTTTGCATCTCTTCATTTTTCTCCTCTATACAATTGGGAGAGTAAAATGTTTCCACTAGGCATCACATTTCGTTAACTCATTCTACTTATATCTCATCATAACATTAGTAAAAATGAGTCTTACATTTCGctaattttttaattcatatgttttcacatttcttaaagcACGAGCCATAAAACAAAAGACGCCTTGGAGACGAAAAGAGTtaaactaaaattaattaatttattattttataaataaaaaactaaatatgAATTATTAGCCAGTGAAGATACAGAAGTTCAATTAATGTTTTATaagaatatttaaattttataatatttcataaAAGTATGTTAAGGTGCTAGAGATATCAATTTAGCTTGAAATCCATGATAAAATGTATGGAAAAATTAGGATCATAACCAaaatttacaacataaaataaattaactaaCTCGTAGTATTAGATTTATTCCAAATCGAATGGACTCATTTGATTAGCTTTTGTGAATATAACAcagtttaaaatttaaatccagATTATGTGGGGATTCAAAGTAAGCAGAAGGGTAAAGACAACAGATTCGTGACCTTGAGCTTGatcttaatatatatatatatatatatatatatagatatatatatatatatagatatatatatatatatatatatatatatatatatatatatatatatatatatatatatatatatatatatggccaTAAAGGTAGGAAACTTTCCATTTCTTTATAAAAGTTTagataattttctattttagttcaTGAAGAAGTTTCATTTGGCAGGTGAAGCCACGACGACAAATTATTGAATCATGCTGCTCAGGGAATTATGTAAATTGACAACTTCAAAACTTAGAAGAGATGGTCATCGAGAAACTAATACTTCCTCAATTCCGCTAATGTCGGTGCATTTCATATGAGCATACAGAttaaggaataaaataaatgaataatattttaaaaactaagtttgatcaaattctgATTTGTCCCATGAATTTCAAAATTGGAATATTAAATTacgaaatttcaatttttctcaattgtccaATCCATGTACAAATTGACATCTTTTTGTGATATTAAAAGCGACAATATTTCGATAAAATAAGAAGAGAAAATATAggtatataaaagaaaaaaaacttattttaaTAATCACATCGTTTTTAATATCGTTAAAAGGCGATATTTGGTGCATGGATGAGACAATTAGGAAAATTGAAACTTTTGATTTAATGttccaatttcaaagttcacgaGACAAACCATAATTTGACCAAATTAGTGATTTAAATGACTCTTGACCCAAAATAAATGGTGTTCACTACTACCTTGCAagattatataataattagaCATAGTAACTGAACGACACTTAAATGTTGCCACAATAACCCTAAAAACGGCTAATATTAAGTTCAAGTTTGTGAGACACCAACTGCAAacttattttttgttaaatcaTCGATCAAACTATTGAATGGAACTTAATGTCTATGAGACATGCAATCCACAAAACTTTTCCATTAAAAGAGTTGGTAAAAATTAGCTTAATTATCCTCATATGATGATTTGTACTTGGTActctttttatttcttgatatagacattttatttttacagaTGCAAAAATTTATAGTTATAAATGTACTGCAAGTAACTTCTTAATTCGTGAAAGTTGTGACAAACTTCTTAATTCGTGAAAGTTGTTTCTAAATTGATTACGCTCATCATAGTTATAAATGTTCAACGAAAAAACACATGAATCAAGATTTCAATTTTATTGTAAAGTCAGAAAGAAAAGTGTTTCTTGTAGAGACATCCTAACTATAACAAAAGCTCCCTCCTTTTATCACTCATTAATGGCATTTATAAATTGCTGATTAAATCCCTACTTTCCGTTTCTTGGTGCAGAAAAGGTATCACATTTCAGCTGTTGTTGATTCAGAAATGAGGAATCTGAgatgggctttgataatgtGTTTCTTTCTTGGATCTTCTTTGAGGGCTGAAACTTTCAAGCTCAAGAAAAGCGAGAGAATCTCTGGTAAGAATCTGTTTTCAGCATCACCAAAAGACGTCGTTTTGTATCGTATCCAAATGACAAAGATTGATGTATGACATATTTAAAAATATGCCAATGTCAGGAAGTGCTGGTGATGTGTTGGAAGATGATCCAGTGGGAAGGCTAAAAGTGTTCGTGTACAAACTCCCTAGCAAATACAACAAGAAGATGGTAGAAAAGGAGGAGAGATGCCTCCACCATATGTTTGCAGCTGAGATATACATGCACCGTTTCCTCTTATCCAGCCCCGTCCGCACTCTCAATCCCCAAGAAGCCGATTGGTTCTACGTCCCCGTCTACACCACCTGCGACCTCACCAGAGACGGTCTCCCCTTGCCCTTCAAGTCTCCCCGCGTCATGAGGAGCGCCATCCAACTCATTTCCACCACCTCGCCTTACTGGAACCGGACCCAAGGCGCCGACCACTTCTTCATCGTGCCCCACGACTTCGGTGCCTGCTTCCATTATCAAGTAAGATA from Salvia splendens isolate huo1 chromosome 9, SspV2, whole genome shotgun sequence includes:
- the LOC121747379 gene encoding glycine--tRNA ligase, mitochondrial 1-like isoform X2, encoding MEVLKRRAFSLWPPSRRSGAVFFTYNAYSTVFSTQTPCSRTESQNREAFRQAVVNTLERRLFYIPSYKIYGGVAGLYDYGPPGCAVKANILAFWRQCI
- the LOC121747379 gene encoding glycine--tRNA ligase, mitochondrial 1-like isoform X1 — protein: MEVLKRRAFSLWPPSRRSGAVFFTYNAYSTVFSTQTPCSRTESQNREAFRQAVVNTLERRLFYIPSYKIYGGVAGLYDYGPPGCAVKANILAFWRQEPVTEQIICSAKTS
- the LOC121747380 gene encoding phosphatidylinositol transfer protein 3-like is translated as MLQTHTQHEIMKSGIMQEVDEATLRKFLRARDLDIEKASVMLIKYMAWRRKFVPRGSISASEAPNHIAHNKVFMQGTDKRGCPVALVFGAKHFPSKGTYEELKRYAVFGLDKICSRIPYGEEKFTIIVDLEGFGYFNSVVRGYIAVLSILQDYYPERLKKLFFVHVSYVFMTAWKLVYPFVDKNTRKRSFSTSHKL